Proteins co-encoded in one Brassica oleracea var. oleracea cultivar TO1000 chromosome C4, BOL, whole genome shotgun sequence genomic window:
- the LOC106339274 gene encoding uncharacterized protein LOC106339274 — translation MGCIHFESSDQWTHSVQNQETSNTASQQHEQGGIQEAWAEIETRGGGGHFAGESRKNKLEKRKSQVLLEGYVEASAADDDRGDLARGKSLTDDDLEELKGCLDLGFGFSYDEIPELCNTLPALELCYSMSQKFLDDQQNQKSPEMCLAEEASPPPPSTTNPVANWKISSPGDNPDDVKARLKYWAQAVACTVRLCS, via the exons ATGGGTTGTATTCACTTCGAGTCATCAGATCAATGGACACACTCTGTCCAGAACCAAGAAACATCCAACACAGCTTCACAACAGCACGAGCAAGGAGGGATCCAGGAAGCTTGGGCCGAGATCGAGACTCGCGGAGGTGGTGGTCATTTTGCCGGAGAGAGTAGGAAGAACAAGCTTGAGAAGAGGAAGAGCCAAGTGTTGCTTGAGGGGTACGTGGAAGCTTCTGCTGCTGATGATGATCGAGGAGATCTTGCGAGAGGTAAGAGTTTGACGGATGACGATCTCGAGGAGCTTAAAGGGTGTTTAGATCTAGGGTTTGGGTTCAGCTACGACGAGATCCCTGAGCTTTGCAACACTTTGCCTGCTTTAGAGCTTTGTTACTCCATGAGCCAGAAGTTCTTGGATGATCAACAAAACCAGAAGTCGCCGGAGATGTGTCTGGCTGAAGAGGCTTCGCCGCCGCCACCGTCCACTACCAACCCAGTTGCAAACTGGAAGATCTCTAGCCCTG GTGATAATCCAGATGATGTAAAAGCTAGACTCAAATACTGGGCACAAGCCGTAGCTTGCACTGTCCGATTGTGTAGCTGA
- the LOC106339268 gene encoding 40S ribosomal protein S3-2-like gives MATQISKKRKFVADGVFYAELNEVLTRELAEDGYSGVEVRVTPMRTEIIIRATRTQNVLGEKGRRIRELTSLVQKRFRFPQDSVELYAEKVANRGLCAIAQAESLRYKLLGGLAVRRACYGVLRFVMESGAKGCEVIVSGKLRAARAKSMKFKDGYMVSSGQPTKEYIDSAVRHVLLRQGVLGIKVKVMLDWDPKGLTGPKTPLPDVVIIHSPKEEEVSSAPAQVDAPAAFVPEAPLTAVDYPEMIPVA, from the exons ATGGCGACGCAAATCAGCAAGAAGAGAAAG TTTGTAGCGGACGGTGTGTTCTACGCTGAATTGAATGAGGTTCTGACCAGAGAGCTAGCGGAGGATGGATACTCAGGTGTGGAGGTTAGGGTTACTCCAATGAGGACCGAGATTATCATCAGAGCCACTCGTACCCAAAATGTTCTAG GTGAGAAGGGGAGGAGGATCAGGGAGCTGACATCACTTGTGCAGAAGAGATTTAGGTTTCCTCAAGACAGTGTTGAGCTTTACGCTGAGAAGGTTGCCAACAGAGGTCTCTGTGCCATTGCTCAGGCTGAGTCTCTCCGTTACAAGCTCCTCGGTGGTCTTGCCGTTCGCAG GGCTTGCTATGGTGTCTTGAGATTCGTCATGGAGAGTGGAGCTAAGGGATGTGAG GTGATCGTGAGTGGAAAGCTCCGTGCAGCACGTGCCAAGTCCATGAAATTCAAGGACGGTTACATGGTTTCCTCTGGTCAACCTACCAAGGAGTACATCGACTCTGCTGTCAGACATGTTCTCCTCAGACAG GGTGTGCTTGGAATCAAGGTGAAGGTCATGCTTGACTGGGATCCTAAGGGACTAACGGGACCAAAGACACCATTGCCTGATGTTGTCATCATCCATTCTCCCAAGGAAGAAGAAGTAAGCTCTGCACCTGCTCAGGTTGATGCTCCGGCTGCTTTTGTACCCGAAGCTCCCCTCACAGCCGTAGATTACCCTGAGATGATCCCTGTCGCCTAG
- the LOC106339263 gene encoding GDSL esterase/lipase At2g24560-like: MSTPITITFILFIATTLLTSSNAAENATAQPLFPAILIFGDSTVDTGNNNYPINTFFRATHLPYGIDLPNHEANGRFSNGKLIPDILAAKYNIKQLVPPFLQPNLSDQEILTGVCFASAGAGYDDLTSLSTQAIPVSEQPNMFKSYIARLKSIVGDKKAMEIVNNALVVISAGTNDFILNYYTIPTRRLQYHHVSSYQDFILKRLDNLIGELYSLGCRNIVIGGLPPIGCLPIQMTAKFRNIFGFCLEQENKDSVVYNQKLQKQIPQMQASLTGSKILYSDIYNPIYDMMQNPSKYGFKETKRGCCGTGFLETSFMCNVLSQTCDNHSEFLFFDSIHPSEATYNYIGDLLDTQIREWIAA, encoded by the exons ATGTCGACGCCTATAACAATAACCTTCATTCTTTTCATCGCAACAACACTACTCACGTCCAGCAACGCAGCCGAAAACGCCACAGCGCAACCGCTATTCCCAGCCATTCTAATCTTCGGCGACTCAACCGTCGACACAGGGAACAACAACTACCCTATAAACACATTCTTCAGAGCTACACATCTACCTTACGGCATTGATCTCCCAAACCACGAAGCTAACGGAAGATTCTCAAACGGAAAACTAATCCCCGACATACTCGCAGCTAAATACAACATCAAACAGCTTGTTCCTCCTTTCTTACAACCAAACCTATCCGACCAAGAGATCCTAACCGGAGTATGTTTTGCATCAGCCGGCGCAGGCTACGATGACCTAACCAGTCTCTCAACTCAGGCGATTCCTGTCTCGGAACAACCTAACATGTTCAAGAGTTACATTGCTCGTCTGAAAAGTATCGTGGGAGACAAGAAAGCTATGGAGATTGTAAACAATGCTTTGGTGGTTATAAGTGCAGGGACTAACGATTTCATCTTGAATTATTACACTATTCCTACAAGGCGTCTTCAGTACCATCATGTCTCTAGCTACCAAGACTTTATTCTTAAGAGGCTTGACAATCTCATTGGG GAGCTATATAGTTTAGGTTGCAGGAATATTGTGATCGGAGGCTTACCCCCTATTGGTTGTTTACCAATTCAAATGACTGCTAAGTTCCGCAACATCTTTGGGTTTTGCTTAGAACAAGAGAACAAAGACTCTGTAGTATACAATCAGAAACTTCAAAAGCAAATACCTCAGATGCAAGCATCTCTTACCGGAAGCAAGATCCTTTACTCTGATATATATAACCCTATTTATGACATGATGCAAAACCCTAGCAAATACG GGTTTAAGGAGACGAAGAGAGGATGTTGTGGCACAGGGTTTCTGGAGACTAGCTTCATGTGTAATGTTCTTTCTCAAACGTGTGACAATCACTCGGAGTTTTTGTTCTTTGACTCCATTCATCCATCGGAGGCTACCTATAATTACATAGGAGACTTGCTTGATACTCAGATCCGTGAGTGGATTGCGGCTTAA